The stretch of DNA ATAGACAACAAACGCCAAGAGTTGCTCAAACCTGTTTTTACCAAGATTAATGATGGAATTAAGCAAGTCGCTAAAAAACATAAATTTACCGCCATTATTGACTTGGATTCGGGTAGGCAGTTTTTACTTTATATCGATGAATCCAGAGATATTTTAGAATTAATGAAAACAGAATTAGGGTTAGAATAAGTTAATTTTTGTTCTTAATTCGTCTAGCTGTTTTAGTAATATAAAGTAGCAAAAACACCTCCATTGACAAAATCAATAGAGGTGTTTTTTTTAGGTATCCTCTTTCCAATTTAATGCGAAATTAACAAGACCTTAATATATAGGCATTTTTTTTACTTCCATCAAAAGTAATTCAGTATATTTGCCCGTCAAAAATTGATTTTGGCTATTTTTTTTCTAAAAATCAAACAGCATTTATCACGATTATTTCAACAACTGAAATAATCACTAACGCTACTTCAAACAACAACAACCTATTTCATCAATTTAGCAGAAATTTTTAAGCCTTGGGCAAACGATTGTCCAATCCTTGACAATTTTAAAAATAGTGAATGAGAAGTAGATCAATCCTTTTAATTACTATGAATTTTGATCAATTAATAGAGAACTTTACCAACACGATAGACATCAAATTATTTATTCTCAATTTGGTTGTTGCTACCATTCTTTCACTTTTATTAGGGCAATTTTATACTCGTTTTGGGAATGCTGTTGCCAATCGTCAAAAATTTGCTAGTAATTTTATTCCGTTAGCATTAACAACCGTTCTTATCATTACCATTATCAAAACGTCCATTGCACTTTCTTTGGGCTTGGTAGGAGCCTTGTCCATTGTTCGATTTAGAGCAGCCATCAAAGACCCAGAGGAGTTAATTTATTTGTTTTTGGTCATTGGAATTGGTTTGGCTACAGGAGCTAATTATCCTATTTTGGCAAGTATCGCTGTTTTATTAATTTTGATGCTTTTGTTTGTCAATTACAAAATTCAAAATCGTAGTGTTTATACCAAAGAGAATATGCTTTATGTCAATATTGCTTCTGAAAATACAATGGTAGATCAGTTTGTTTCTATTTTGCGAGAAACAATGGATCATGTAGAATTAAAAAGAATGGACAGAATGGCTACTGGTATTGATATGACATTTATTTGCAAGGCTCCTAGTCTTGATGCAGTAACAGCGATGCAAGAAAAAATAGTTACAACAATCCCGACAACTACCGTGTCTATTGTTGACCAGCCCGACTTAATCGTCTAGCCTATTCTTCTAATAGAATAAGCAAAATTAGCAACTATTTTTTGTACGATCCCAAAATAGTTGCGCTCATAAACAAGGCGAACGAGTAGATAGCAACGGGCTTGCTTAATAAGATAGTTGAAGGCATAAAATTATTAACGTTTTTTTAGTCCCTTTATTAAGCTTGCAATCTCATCATTTACCGCAAAACAATTGGATGAAAAAAGAGGCTATTTGACGATAAATAATTTTGTTTACTTTAGTTCACCCATTGTTATTTTATAGGAACAAAAACAAGCTATGCGTTTTGAACGAAAATATCGAATAGAAAATCTGTCGATGATTCATATCATGCAGATTATAAAATCACATCCTGCTTCTTTTTATAAGTTATACCCCAATAGAACGGTTAATAATATTTATTTTGATTCTCCTAATTTAACTTGCTTAAACGATAATTTAAAGGGCATCAATGTCCGTAAAAAATATCGTGTTCGTTGGTATGGTACAGATACCAAAAAGATCATACAACCTAAATTAGAGGTAAAATACAAAGAAAACGAATTGGGAGGCAAAACGATTTTTGATGTTCCTCCTTTTGCCTTGTCGGACTTAAAAACAATTCAAAAGGAAGTTAATCAACTCATTCCTCAGCAATTTTCACTACAGCCCACCCTACTAAACTCTTACGAACGCTCTTATTGGGGAACCAAAAATGGTAAATTTAGAATCACCATTGATTCTAACCTACGCTTTCACTCCTTGTTGCATTCTCCAAACTTTGTAAAATATTCACATCGGGACGCTGTTGTTATCGTAGAGTTGAAATATGAAAAAGAAGACGAAAAAGATTTGCAACGAATTAGTCGTTTTCTTCCTTTTCGTTTATCCAAAAACAGCAAATATGTCAATGGCATTTTACTGACCCAATAATAAAAGTCTTCCCTACGCAACCAACATAGAATTGAATAAAATATGATTATAAAGACACATTCCACGATAAGCAAACAGCAGAAGCAATCTGCTTTTTTAAAAAAAGGCACTCGTATTCTATTAATCATCTTATCCTTTGTTATTATTGGTCTAATCCTTAATTATGTCTGGAAAACAACCAACAAAGAAGCGCTAAAACAAATTCTTATTGCTGATGCTGAAACGGTAAAGGGTGAAAATTTTGTCTTAAATGGTTACGAAGCAGGTCCTGCTTTTACCCAATCTAGCCGATATGCTTACGAAGGGAGCCATTCTATTGCCTTAAGTAAAAAGACATTTTCTTATGGTTTCTCAACCAAAATCAAAGACATCCATGTCGGTGATATTGTTACGGTACAGGTCTGGATGCTTTCTCCCAACAAAGAAATTGCTAGACTTGCAGTAACCAGCCTAGATGGCAAATCAACTTATGTTCAAAGCAAAACATTTGAATATATAGATGAATGGCAAAAAATAGCCGTAACGCTCAAAATAGAAACTCCTCTTCAAGAAAATACCCTGAAGGTTTATTGTTTTAATTTTAACGAGCAACCTATCTATTTTGATAACTTATCTTACTCCAAAAACAGTACACTTGATCACGATAAGACTGTCGAATGGGAGCCTGAAAATATTCACATCTTTGTAAAGGAAGGGGAATATAAAAAGCTAAAACAAAAACGCTATGAAGCGATTCAACAAGGTTTACTCATTAATACAGATGATTCTTGGGTAAAAGCTGCTATTTATCCCAAAAATAAAAAGGAAGAAAAAATAGGCATAAAAATGCGTCTCAAAGGCGACTGGACCGATCACCTACAAGGCGATAAATGGTCTTTTCGGGTACAAACACAAACCGACAAAGCTTGGAATCGACTCAAAACGTTTTCTCTACAAAATCCTCATACTCGTGCCTATCTTTTAGAATGGGTTTTGCATGAGTTTTTTAAATACGAAGACATCTTAACTACTCGCTATGAATTTGTCAAGATGAAACTCAACCACAAAGATTTAGGAGTCTATGTTTGTGAAGAACATTTCCTAAAACAATTGCCCGAATTTTTTAAGAAAAAAGAAGGTCCAATTATTCGTTTTGTAGAGAGTGGTTTTTGGGAAGCTCAATTGCAACAGTTTAAGTTGGAGGCTGACTTGGATGGTGAACTAGTGGTCGGTAGTCCTGACATTAAGCCTTTTGTTGAAGGTAAAACCTTTAAAACGCCATTATTGGCTGAGCAATACACCATTGCTCAAAATTTATTGTATCAATATCAATATGGGTTAAGTCCAGCTAAAGAGATTTTTGATATAGATTTATTAGCAAAATACTACGCTATTGTTGATATTACAGGTGGTTATCATGGGGTTGCTTGGCACAACCAACGTTATTATTACAATCCTGTTACTGGTAAATTGGAGCCAATTGGCTTTGATGGTTTTGGAGAAGCAGGTCTGTCACATGTTCCCCAGAAACCATTCTTAGGAATCGACTTATCTTCCATAAAAGGCAACAAAGAATTGCATAGAAAGCTATTTAGAGATAATGATTTCTTAGAAAAATATCATCAGTATTTGGAGCAGTTTTCTGACAAAGCTTATTTAGAAAAGTTTGTCCAATTCATAAAGCTCAATATGTATGATCGCTTGTCCCTGCTCCAAGAAATGTTACCCGACTATCAATTTAATACCGAGTATTTATTTAAACGAGCCAGAAATATTCAAAATGCACTTTATCCCAATAGTGCTTCTTTGCAAAACAAAACGGTAAAACCAGGAGAAATTGCGGTCTGTAATAGGCATCAAATCCCCGTTAAAATTATTGGTAGTTTAAGCCAAGCGGGTGGATTATTGACGCCTTTAGACAGCCCCAAAGTGCTCTACACAACTCGTTTTGTAGATTTGCCCGATTATACAGAACGTGTTCAGGTTCCTTTAACCGCCAAATACCTTGTATATCGTGTCATTGGCTTAGATCAAAATTTTTATGTCGAGATCAACAAATGGCCCATTCCCGAAGCGTTTTCTCCTGTACAGGAACTAAAAAGCACTTTGCAAGCTGGGCATCCTGCTTATCTTTATCATCCAGAAAAATCACATATCATTTTCAGCAAAAATGCAAGCATTAGTGAACCTATTGTGATTCCTGAAGGCTACACCATTAGTATAAAGCCTGGAACAACAATAGACCTTACCAATAATGCCTTTATACTGTCCTACTCTCCTGTACACTTTTTAGGTACTGAAGAAGCGCCTATTCAAGTACATTCTAGCGATGGATCTGGTCGATCTTTTACGGTTATTCAAGCCAAGG from Aureispira anguillae encodes:
- a CDS encoding CotH kinase family protein; translated protein: MIIKTHSTISKQQKQSAFLKKGTRILLIILSFVIIGLILNYVWKTTNKEALKQILIADAETVKGENFVLNGYEAGPAFTQSSRYAYEGSHSIALSKKTFSYGFSTKIKDIHVGDIVTVQVWMLSPNKEIARLAVTSLDGKSTYVQSKTFEYIDEWQKIAVTLKIETPLQENTLKVYCFNFNEQPIYFDNLSYSKNSTLDHDKTVEWEPENIHIFVKEGEYKKLKQKRYEAIQQGLLINTDDSWVKAAIYPKNKKEEKIGIKMRLKGDWTDHLQGDKWSFRVQTQTDKAWNRLKTFSLQNPHTRAYLLEWVLHEFFKYEDILTTRYEFVKMKLNHKDLGVYVCEEHFLKQLPEFFKKKEGPIIRFVESGFWEAQLQQFKLEADLDGELVVGSPDIKPFVEGKTFKTPLLAEQYTIAQNLLYQYQYGLSPAKEIFDIDLLAKYYAIVDITGGYHGVAWHNQRYYYNPVTGKLEPIGFDGFGEAGLSHVPQKPFLGIDLSSIKGNKELHRKLFRDNDFLEKYHQYLEQFSDKAYLEKFVQFIKLNMYDRLSLLQEMLPDYQFNTEYLFKRARNIQNALYPNSASLQNKTVKPGEIAVCNRHQIPVKIIGSLSQAGGLLTPLDSPKVLYTTRFVDLPDYTERVQVPLTAKYLVYRVIGLDQNFYVEINKWPIPEAFSPVQELKSTLQAGHPAYLYHPEKSHIIFSKNASISEPIVIPEGYTISIKPGTTIDLTNNAFILSYSPVHFLGTEEAPIQVHSSDGSGRSFTVIQAKGQSSVNYTTFSNLGAFSYKGWNLPGAVNFYESDVDVYHSTFTKNSCEDALNIVRAKFDFQYNTVSHTYADGFDADFCTGTVAHCFFHKTGNDAIDFSTSRVTIRDSKIKSAGDKGISMGEQGTATILNTSIDDAIIGIASKDLSKTTVKNVSLSNCKTGFSAYQKKPEYGHGFIHVYSYSSDNLGSLHKILPGSRLLLIDQEIKGD
- a CDS encoding polyphosphate polymerase domain-containing protein; the encoded protein is MRFERKYRIENLSMIHIMQIIKSHPASFYKLYPNRTVNNIYFDSPNLTCLNDNLKGINVRKKYRVRWYGTDTKKIIQPKLEVKYKENELGGKTIFDVPPFALSDLKTIQKEVNQLIPQQFSLQPTLLNSYERSYWGTKNGKFRITIDSNLRFHSLLHSPNFVKYSHRDAVVIVELKYEKEDEKDLQRISRFLPFRLSKNSKYVNGILLTQ
- a CDS encoding DUF4956 domain-containing protein — translated: MRSRSILLITMNFDQLIENFTNTIDIKLFILNLVVATILSLLLGQFYTRFGNAVANRQKFASNFIPLALTTVLIITIIKTSIALSLGLVGALSIVRFRAAIKDPEELIYLFLVIGIGLATGANYPILASIAVLLILMLLFVNYKIQNRSVYTKENMLYVNIASENTMVDQFVSILRETMDHVELKRMDRMATGIDMTFICKAPSLDAVTAMQEKIVTTIPTTTVSIVDQPDLIV